The Candidatus Binataceae bacterium genome has a window encoding:
- a CDS encoding glutathione S-transferase family protein, whose translation MGLLINGEWQDSWYDTSKTEGRFVRADAAFRNWVTPTGEPGPSGSGGFKAEPGRYHLYVSLACPWAHRTLIFRKLKRLEQVISTSVVDPIMGSNGWAFTAPDGSLYPGSTADSANGVRYLYEVYRLARPDFTGRVTVPVLWDKHRNTVVNNESAEIIRMLNSAFDEWGSREINFLPAHLRTRVDEINAYVYDNVNNGVYKCGFATAQTAYETAFDALFAALDRIETQLASQRYVAGNELTEADWRLFTTLVRFDSVYYGHFKCNLRRLVDYPNLWNYTRELYQKPGVAETVNLVHIKRHYYMSHTTINPTGIVPKGPLLDFGAAHDRARLKI comes from the coding sequence ATGGGACTGCTAATAAATGGTGAATGGCAAGATAGCTGGTACGACACGAGTAAGACCGAAGGTCGTTTCGTGCGTGCCGACGCCGCGTTTCGGAACTGGGTAACCCCGACGGGCGAACCTGGCCCGAGTGGCTCAGGCGGGTTCAAAGCCGAGCCGGGGCGCTATCATCTATATGTATCTCTAGCCTGCCCGTGGGCACATCGAACGTTGATTTTCCGCAAGCTCAAGCGACTCGAGCAGGTGATATCGACGTCGGTGGTTGATCCCATCATGGGTAGCAATGGGTGGGCGTTCACGGCTCCCGACGGGTCCCTTTATCCGGGATCAACAGCCGATAGTGCGAACGGGGTTCGGTATCTTTACGAGGTCTATCGATTGGCTCGCCCCGACTTCACGGGCCGCGTGACGGTTCCGGTATTGTGGGATAAACACCGTAACACGGTCGTCAATAACGAATCCGCCGAGATTATCAGGATGCTGAACAGCGCCTTCGACGAGTGGGGAAGTCGGGAGATCAATTTTCTTCCCGCTCACCTGCGTACCCGGGTCGACGAGATCAACGCCTATGTCTATGACAACGTGAACAATGGAGTTTACAAGTGCGGCTTTGCCACCGCCCAGACAGCCTATGAGACCGCCTTCGACGCGCTGTTCGCCGCTCTTGATCGAATCGAGACACAGCTCGCAAGCCAGCGCTATGTCGCGGGTAACGAACTGACAGAAGCCGACTGGCGCCTGTTCACCACCTTGGTGCGGTTCGATTCAGTTTACTATGGCCATTTCAAATGCAATCTGCGTCGGCTGGTCGACTATCCAAATCTCTGGAACTACACGCGCGAACTCTATCAGAAGCCCGGTGTAGCGGAGACCGTCAATCTCGTACATATCAAGCGCCACTATTACATGAGTCACACGACCATTAACCCCACCGGCATCGTTCCCAAAGGACCCCTGCTCGATTTCGGGGCAGCACACGATCGCGCGCGCCTGAAAATATGA
- a CDS encoding alkaline phosphatase family protein — MKIRSGVQSIIHNSAVTLSFVAAMNFVIGIPLVGAAVPPSNDNNTSTPIKHVIVIIGENRTFDHIFATYQPKTGQTVNNLLSEKIINADGSPGPNFSMANQNSACDVGKGGLCPNTGDTSATGQLYETSPGDKALYPFLPDPLAGGPTNVCTDNGMCTPRDATTSENGLAPNYYQFLLTGGTGLKSKTPDTRIQNVNSLSPGPFQLTSATFPYDAYAASPVHRFYQMWQQADCNLTFASLMNPGGCLQDLFAWVEVTVGAGTNGLAQPRNFSTEFSPSAKTTGEGSTALGFYNVQQGDAPYLEFLADTYSMSDNYHQAVMGGTGANHIMMGYGDALFFSDAAGNPAIPPHNRLVLKGTPNAGVVDEVEDPNPAGGTNNWYTEDGYGGGAFGSAAFGGGSYSDCADTTQPGVTAVTTYLGSVSINPNCAPDHYYLLNNYNPGYFGDGSNASTDTNVNNTPFTIPPSTVRNVGDALIDKNVSFKYYGDQFNAYLTDKYQLNFGAIGPTSDQYCNICNFFQYSTSIMTNAAVRTTHLKDTTDLYSDIANGTLPAVSFVKPSGWVDGHPASSKLILFEGFVKKIVDAVQANPSLWASTAIFITFDEGGGYYDSGYIQALDFFGDGTRIPMMVVSPFSTGGHISHVYSDHVSILKFIEFNWSVAPITSRSRDNLKNPVTSAGNPYVPNNRPAIGDLTDLFNFSSAP; from the coding sequence ATGAAGATCAGATCCGGTGTTCAAAGTATCATCCACAACTCTGCGGTTACGCTAAGTTTTGTCGCAGCGATGAATTTTGTGATTGGGATTCCTCTCGTCGGCGCTGCAGTTCCACCCAGCAACGACAACAACACTAGTACTCCCATTAAACATGTAATTGTGATCATCGGCGAAAACCGCACGTTCGACCACATTTTCGCCACCTATCAGCCAAAGACTGGGCAGACGGTGAACAATCTTCTGTCCGAAAAGATCATCAACGCCGACGGATCACCAGGGCCGAACTTTTCTATGGCCAACCAGAACTCGGCTTGCGATGTCGGGAAGGGGGGCCTTTGTCCTAACACAGGAGACACTTCTGCAACCGGTCAGCTGTACGAGACCAGCCCGGGCGACAAGGCGCTCTACCCATTTCTTCCAGACCCGTTGGCCGGAGGTCCCACCAACGTCTGTACAGACAACGGTATGTGTACTCCGCGAGACGCGACCACCTCGGAGAACGGCCTGGCGCCCAACTATTATCAGTTCCTATTGACTGGCGGCACCGGCCTGAAGTCGAAGACTCCGGACACCAGGATCCAGAACGTCAACAGTCTTTCCCCGGGACCCTTCCAGCTAACTTCCGCCACGTTCCCTTATGACGCTTACGCCGCTAGTCCCGTACACAGGTTTTACCAGATGTGGCAGCAAGCCGACTGTAACCTGACTTTCGCCTCCCTTATGAACCCGGGCGGCTGTCTACAAGACTTGTTTGCGTGGGTCGAAGTGACGGTTGGTGCTGGTACTAACGGCCTGGCGCAGCCGCGCAATTTTAGCACTGAGTTTTCTCCCTCGGCGAAGACCACTGGCGAAGGGTCGACGGCGCTCGGCTTCTATAACGTTCAGCAAGGCGACGCCCCCTATCTAGAGTTCCTCGCTGACACTTACTCGATGAGCGACAACTATCACCAGGCGGTTATGGGCGGCACCGGCGCGAATCACATCATGATGGGATATGGCGATGCGCTCTTTTTCAGTGATGCGGCGGGAAATCCAGCCATTCCACCTCATAACCGGTTGGTCCTGAAAGGGACGCCCAATGCCGGCGTTGTCGATGAGGTGGAAGACCCAAATCCGGCTGGGGGCACAAACAACTGGTACACTGAGGACGGCTACGGCGGTGGGGCGTTTGGCTCCGCCGCATTCGGCGGCGGCTCGTACAGCGACTGCGCCGATACCACACAACCGGGGGTGACCGCAGTCACTACGTACCTCGGTTCAGTATCTATCAACCCCAACTGCGCTCCTGACCACTACTATCTGCTCAACAATTACAACCCGGGTTATTTCGGCGATGGGTCGAACGCCTCCACCGATACAAATGTGAACAACACTCCCTTTACGATTCCACCGTCGACTGTACGCAATGTCGGTGACGCGTTAATTGATAAAAATGTTTCCTTTAAATACTACGGCGATCAGTTTAACGCCTATCTTACCGACAAGTACCAGCTGAATTTTGGGGCAATCGGGCCGACCAGCGATCAGTACTGCAACATCTGCAACTTCTTCCAGTATTCCACCTCCATCATGACCAACGCGGCGGTTCGCACTACGCACCTGAAAGACACGACTGACCTTTACAGCGATATCGCTAATGGTACGCTGCCGGCGGTATCCTTCGTCAAGCCCAGCGGCTGGGTTGATGGCCATCCGGCTTCATCGAAGCTCATCCTGTTCGAGGGCTTCGTCAAGAAGATCGTCGATGCAGTGCAGGCCAACCCAAGCTTGTGGGCGAGCACTGCAATCTTCATCACCTTTGACGAGGGCGGTGGCTACTACGACTCCGGTTACATCCAGGCGCTCGATTTCTTCGGCGATGGTACCCGTATCCCGATGATGGTGGTTTCGCCCTTTTCAACTGGCGGCCACATTTCCCACGTCTATAGCGACCACGTGTCCATCCTAAAGTTCATCGAGTTCAACTGGAGCGTCGCGCCTATCACGAGTCGGAGCCGAGACAATCTGAAGAATCCGGTGACCAGTGCGGGCAACCCCTATGTCCCGAACAATCGCCCCGCCATCGGAGATCTGACCGATTTGTTCAACTTCTCATCGGCTCCTTGA
- a CDS encoding DUF302 domain-containing protein, with translation MAPSEVTGIVEIPSNHSVDQTVQKLEDILKAKGVQLFAMVDHSGEAQRAGLKMRPTKLLIFGSPKAGTPLMLAAPSSAIDLPLKILVGEDENGKVWVSYNSPSYLKERHGLPQELLQNIAIIETLASMIAE, from the coding sequence ATGGCCCCCAGTGAAGTTACGGGAATCGTCGAAATACCTAGCAATCATTCGGTAGACCAAACCGTGCAAAAGCTTGAGGACATACTCAAGGCGAAGGGAGTCCAATTGTTCGCGATGGTCGACCACAGCGGCGAAGCCCAAAGGGCGGGTTTGAAAATGCGTCCTACCAAGCTGTTGATCTTTGGGAGTCCCAAGGCCGGCACGCCGCTTATGTTGGCTGCCCCCAGCAGCGCGATCGATCTACCCCTCAAGATCCTGGTCGGCGAGGATGAGAACGGAAAGGTTTGGGTTTCGTACAACAGCCCGAGTTACCTGAAGGAGCGGCATGGCCTGCCACAGGAACTGCTCCAAAATATCGCGATCATCGAAACTCTAGCGTCCATGATCGCGGAGTAG
- a CDS encoding helix-turn-helix domain-containing protein, producing the protein MKPDLEVKALRVGHDELLTADELADFLRVHRSTVYRLLRNGQLPAFRVGSDWRFSRDLIEKWLHTRIRATPV; encoded by the coding sequence GTGAAACCCGACTTGGAAGTGAAAGCACTCAGAGTTGGACATGACGAATTGCTGACCGCCGATGAGTTGGCGGACTTTCTGCGGGTCCATCGCTCGACGGTCTACAGGTTGCTCAGAAACGGCCAACTCCCCGCATTCCGGGTCGGCAGTGATTGGCGGTTCAGTCGCGACCTTATTGAAAAATGGCTACATACCCGCATCCGCGCGACTCCCGTCTGA
- a CDS encoding GAF domain-containing sensor histidine kinase codes for MAARLKETKKTSGAGAHRAQKGAGATGVDFEALLSDLSAAFVRVAVDEIDREMEHGLERIVLAMKVDRSTVVQVVPQDGFLYVTHQWARAGVGTPQRGIPIDRTPETPWLDDQIASGHVVVFSRLDDVPPEASTDREVFRDAGSKSNVTIPLRVGGVVVGALLFGAVRFEKHWSEQEVQRLKLVAEIFGNAFERKRAETEIRRLAEELRQASQVMTMGELTASLAHELNQPLGAILNNAKAARRLLTAKTPDLIEIDAALDDIIRDDARAVDIVKNVRAMFQRGAAKMAPIDVRQLIVEVARIVNSDARMKEISWSLELSDSLPRVRGDKTHLTQAILSLVVNAFDSVCDGDGPREVVLRADQVEPNHVHVSVRDSGKGIDAKVIPNLFEAFYTTKPRGMGMGLTIVRSIIENHGGRIWATRNPVRGATLEFILPVEPNNQPTS; via the coding sequence GTGGCTGCGCGTTTGAAAGAAACCAAAAAAACCTCCGGTGCGGGCGCTCATCGTGCACAAAAGGGTGCTGGAGCTACAGGGGTAGATTTCGAAGCGCTGCTCAGCGATTTATCGGCCGCTTTCGTCCGTGTGGCGGTTGACGAGATCGACCGTGAAATGGAGCACGGGCTTGAGCGGATCGTGCTGGCGATGAAGGTCGATCGCAGTACCGTCGTGCAAGTAGTTCCCCAAGACGGATTTCTCTACGTAACCCATCAGTGGGCGCGAGCGGGTGTTGGGACCCCGCAGCGGGGCATACCGATTGATCGGACACCTGAAACCCCTTGGCTCGATGACCAGATAGCATCGGGCCACGTGGTAGTGTTCTCGCGCCTGGACGACGTTCCGCCGGAGGCCTCAACTGATCGGGAGGTCTTCCGTGACGCCGGGAGCAAATCTAACGTTACGATCCCATTGCGGGTCGGCGGAGTCGTGGTCGGTGCCCTCTTGTTTGGCGCGGTCCGTTTCGAGAAACATTGGTCGGAGCAGGAAGTGCAGCGCCTCAAACTGGTGGCTGAGATCTTCGGAAACGCCTTTGAACGAAAGCGTGCCGAAACGGAGATCCGCCGGCTCGCGGAGGAATTGCGTCAGGCTTCACAGGTAATGACGATGGGAGAGCTGACCGCTTCGCTGGCGCACGAGCTCAACCAGCCGCTCGGAGCAATCTTGAACAATGCGAAAGCTGCTCGACGCCTGCTTACCGCCAAGACCCCGGATCTAATCGAAATTGACGCCGCGCTGGACGATATTATTCGCGATGATGCACGGGCAGTAGATATCGTCAAGAATGTTCGCGCCATGTTCCAACGCGGCGCGGCCAAGATGGCACCGATCGATGTCAGGCAACTCATAGTTGAGGTAGCTCGCATAGTGAACAGCGATGCGAGGATGAAGGAAATCTCGTGGTCCTTGGAGTTGTCCGATTCGCTGCCACGCGTGCGAGGCGACAAGACACATTTGACGCAAGCCATCCTGAGCCTGGTCGTAAATGCATTTGACTCGGTTTGCGACGGCGACGGACCGCGCGAGGTTGTTCTGCGCGCGGATCAGGTGGAGCCCAATCACGTACACGTATCCGTGCGCGATTCCGGCAAGGGTATCGACGCCAAGGTGATACCGAATCTGTTCGAGGCTTTTTACACGACCAAACCGCGTGGCATGGGCATGGGCCTCACCATCGTTCGTTCAATCATCGAGAATCATGGAGGCCGGATCTGGGCCACTCGCAATCCAGTGCGTGGCGCTACCCTGGAGTTTATTCTGCCAGTCGAACCGAATAACCAGCCGACCAGCTGA
- a CDS encoding YceI family protein — protein MNKEFLQGRRWVASALFVVASAVLPSLSSAQEVPVFQITPLESTIKFGVKASVPIEGRFDQWSATLTFTSPEVTTAVFDVEIQAASVDTGSSLKNSKLKSSDFFDVNNNPLITFKSTKVVQTAPDTFELDGNFTIRGVTKAEKLALTVSGRGTGTGQINGTMAFDRKDYGMNSGIPFIKIADRVSVTVSLKATRVAGPPVVFKQ, from the coding sequence ATGAATAAAGAATTTTTACAGGGCAGGCGATGGGTAGCTAGCGCTCTCTTCGTCGTGGCGTCAGCCGTACTCCCGTCATTAAGCTCTGCGCAAGAGGTTCCAGTTTTTCAAATTACGCCGCTCGAAAGCACGATCAAGTTCGGCGTGAAAGCGTCCGTGCCGATCGAAGGTCGGTTCGACCAGTGGAGCGCCACTCTAACCTTCACGTCCCCGGAGGTGACGACTGCAGTCTTTGACGTTGAGATACAGGCTGCCAGCGTGGATACGGGGAGCAGCCTGAAGAATAGCAAGCTCAAAAGCTCGGATTTCTTCGACGTCAACAACAATCCGTTGATTACGTTTAAGTCAACCAAGGTCGTACAGACCGCTCCTGACACCTTTGAGCTGGACGGCAACTTTACAATTCGGGGTGTTACTAAGGCCGAGAAGCTGGCACTCACGGTGTCTGGCAGAGGAACCGGCACGGGGCAGATTAACGGGACCATGGCCTTCGACCGCAAAGATTACGGGATGAACAGCGGCATTCCCTTTATTAAGATCGCCGACCGTGTATCGGTGACGGTCTCCCTGAAGGCGACGCGAGTCGCCGGGCCTCCGGTAGTGTTTAAGCAGTAG
- a CDS encoding helix-turn-helix domain-containing protein, giving the protein MKARKPLSDEILTAKEVANFLPIHPSTIYGLAKSGDLWAFPVGVGVIGASVAFHLSNGWNPAGKMTEGWAVSGSI; this is encoded by the coding sequence ATGAAGGCGCGTAAACCGTTAAGCGACGAAATCCTTACTGCGAAGGAAGTGGCGAACTTTCTCCCGATCCATCCGTCGACCATCTACGGGCTGGCGAAGAGCGGTGATCTGTGGGCTTTCCCAGTTGGGGTTGGGGTGATTGGCGCTTCAGTCGCGTTTCATTTGAGCAATGGTTGGAATCCCGCAGGCAAAATGACTGAAGGTTGGGCCGTATCCGGCAGTATCTAA